A genomic segment from Clostridium pasteurianum BC1 encodes:
- a CDS encoding class I SAM-dependent methyltransferase → MFDLRICPQCSGSSRSDYLRFFILRFINEISIDDKIIDLGCGKGRNIYYLKELGLKNITAVDINKFKEINNSIKFIKHDLENKIPISDKFNIILCNYIFMFIKDKKHLIKEITRISDKKSFCIVELNKKKLRNGIPYNFNEIVNLFSEKWDIVNIRLKENKFIAKKRSD, encoded by the coding sequence ATGTTTGATTTAAGAATATGTCCTCAATGCTCTGGAAGTTCTAGGAGTGATTATTTAAGATTTTTTATTTTAAGGTTTATAAATGAAATTTCAATAGATGATAAAATAATTGACCTTGGCTGTGGTAAGGGAAGAAATATTTATTATTTAAAAGAACTTGGATTAAAAAATATAACTGCTGTTGATATTAATAAATTTAAAGAAATTAATAACAGCATAAAATTTATTAAACATGATTTAGAAAATAAAATACCTATAAGTGATAAGTTTAATATTATACTTTGTAATTATATTTTTATGTTTATTAAAGATAAAAAGCATTTAATTAAAGAAATTACTAGAATTTCTGATAAAAAATCTTTCTGTATTGTAGAGCTTAATAAAAAAAAATTAAGAAATGGAATACCTTATAATTTCAATGAGATTGTAAATTTATTTTCTGAAAAATGGGACATAGTAAATATTAGATTAAAAGAAAATAAATTCATAGCTAAGAAAAGGAGTGATTAA
- a CDS encoding type IV secretory system conjugative DNA transfer family protein: MENNNLNSHHTENMIILIILGALILTFLAITSLPALIISIFFTIPFLFIKVNKLLFTLIGFIVAFLVNLKISLAAQFFISSINFIKVLFNALIHKNDISITYKNYIVHINIFWQIVLAFIIASIIAHIISIAMNKEEHSSEAIKERAVNKALDKIKGLKHENGYTTIGIEYEDLLKVKVEDKAKHIAIAGTTGAGKTVTIANFIENAMQKDYPILAVDGKGDLDKGSLLDYMKSLSKKYNRKLYVINFVNPHDSDYYNPFLNAGMTEAKDMLISMNEWSEEHYKVNTERYLQQLIRVLNMQKIKLDLNTIINYSPSQFQKLVEEMKDNENLSIEEYTKLSEIIESTGPIANSAMARFATTAESEAGILFKSSGIDIYTAMKEKSNILIILDTLSKPQFSKQVGKLAVLDARKAVSKLFGDKTRKFFIFDEFNVYASDTAVDLLNKSRSSNTTCIPAFQSLSDLDKAGGTSLRNQIIDNCNNYIIMRQNGADSSTEWERIIGEEEKIQYTYSIERKTGIFSSGNKITGTGSMHNVMESKIKATEIQNFQTGQAIFLSKDQRSLNKIKVRSINLNLEEPLNKNNNTLSNNEVIKTKDIPLNKDLKKTPKAIDIKTDKINVKTKENNDNDKNKNEFADVEDILKD, from the coding sequence ATGGAAAATAATAATTTAAATAGTCATCATACGGAAAACATGATTATATTAATAATTTTAGGGGCTTTAATATTAACTTTCTTAGCAATAACAAGCTTACCAGCTCTTATAATTTCAATATTTTTTACGATACCTTTTTTATTTATTAAAGTAAATAAATTATTATTTACTTTAATAGGTTTTATAGTTGCATTTCTTGTTAATCTTAAAATTAGTTTGGCAGCACAGTTTTTTATAAGCTCAATTAATTTTATAAAAGTTTTATTTAATGCTTTAATCCACAAAAATGATATATCTATAACTTATAAAAATTATATAGTTCATATAAACATTTTTTGGCAAATTGTATTAGCATTTATAATAGCAAGTATTATAGCTCATATAATTTCAATTGCAATGAATAAAGAAGAACATTCAAGTGAGGCAATAAAGGAAAGAGCAGTAAATAAAGCTTTAGATAAAATAAAAGGATTAAAGCATGAAAATGGATATACAACAATTGGCATAGAATACGAAGATTTATTAAAAGTTAAAGTGGAAGATAAAGCAAAACATATAGCAATTGCAGGAACAACAGGAGCAGGAAAAACTGTCACTATAGCTAATTTTATTGAAAATGCTATGCAAAAAGATTATCCCATTCTTGCTGTAGATGGTAAAGGAGATTTAGACAAAGGAAGTTTACTGGATTACATGAAGTCATTATCTAAAAAATATAATAGAAAATTATATGTAATTAATTTTGTTAATCCACATGATAGTGATTATTACAATCCTTTTTTAAATGCAGGAATGACAGAAGCTAAAGATATGCTTATAAGTATGAATGAATGGTCAGAAGAGCATTACAAAGTTAATACAGAAAGATATTTACAACAGCTCATAAGAGTTTTAAATATGCAAAAGATTAAATTAGATTTAAATACTATAATTAATTATTCACCAAGTCAATTTCAAAAATTAGTTGAAGAAATGAAGGATAATGAAAATTTGTCTATTGAAGAATATACAAAATTAAGTGAAATAATAGAGAGTACAGGTCCGATTGCAAATTCTGCAATGGCACGTTTTGCAACTACAGCAGAGAGTGAAGCAGGAATACTGTTTAAGAGTAGTGGGATAGATATATACACAGCAATGAAAGAAAAATCAAATATATTAATAATATTAGACACTTTAAGTAAGCCACAGTTTTCAAAACAGGTAGGTAAGCTTGCGGTACTTGATGCAAGAAAAGCAGTATCAAAACTTTTTGGAGATAAAACAAGAAAGTTTTTTATCTTTGATGAATTTAACGTCTATGCTAGTGACACAGCAGTAGATTTATTAAATAAATCAAGAAGTTCAAATACAACTTGTATTCCTGCTTTTCAAAGTCTATCTGACCTTGATAAGGCAGGCGGAACATCTTTGCGTAATCAGATAATAGATAACTGTAATAATTACATTATAATGCGTCAAAACGGAGCTGACAGCTCTACAGAATGGGAAAGGATAATAGGCGAAGAAGAAAAGATTCAGTATACTTATTCGATAGAGAGGAAAACAGGTATATTCAGCAGTGGAAACAAGATTACTGGAACAGGAAGTATGCATAATGTTATGGAATCAAAAATCAAAGCTACAGAAATACAAAATTTCCAAACTGGTCAAGCTATATTTTTATCCAAAGACCAAAGAAGTTTAAATAAAATAAAGGTCAGAAGTATAAATTTAAATCTTGAAGAGCCTTTGAATAAAAATAATAATACTTTAAGTAATAATGAAGTTATAAAAACTAAAGATATACCATTAAATAAAGACCTTAAAAAGACTCCTAAAGCTATTGATATCAAAACTGATAAGATAAATGTCAAAACTAAAGAAAATAATGATAATGATAAAAATAAAAATGAATTTGCAGATGTAGAAGATATATTAAAAGATTAA
- the lepB gene encoding signal peptidase I, with protein MSENRESNNLISTVGIFKIKKIIIDYLLPIVTAIVLATLVNKLLLFKIKVPTPSMYPTIKVNDQIFVTRVYNKSNLKRGDVVVFDSKELNEELVKRLIGLPNDTVEITDKGLVYVNGKKLNEPYVVDNGGKAGIYKVPSEHYFFLGDNRINSWDSRYWNNPYIDSSYIEGKAQLTVYPFNRFGILK; from the coding sequence ATGAGTGAAAATCGAGAAAGCAATAATTTAATAAGTACTGTAGGTATATTTAAAATAAAAAAAATAATTATAGATTATTTATTACCTATCGTAACAGCCATAGTTCTTGCAACGCTGGTTAATAAGTTACTATTATTTAAAATTAAGGTTCCCACACCATCAATGTATCCTACCATTAAAGTTAATGACCAGATTTTTGTTACTAGAGTTTATAATAAAAGTAATCTAAAAAGAGGAGATGTAGTAGTTTTTGACTCAAAAGAATTAAACGAAGAATTGGTTAAAAGACTTATAGGCCTTCCAAATGATACAGTAGAGATTACTGATAAAGGTTTGGTATATGTTAATGGTAAGAAATTAAACGAGCCATATGTAGTTGATAATGGGGGAAAGGCAGGTATTTATAAAGTACCATCAGAACATTATTTTTTTCTGGGTGATAACAGAATAAATTCTTGGGATTCTAGGTATTGGAATAATCCATATATTGATAGTTCATACATAGAAGGAAAAGCTCAACTTACAGTATATCCTTTTAATAGATTTGGAATTTTAAAATAA
- a CDS encoding DUF6932 family protein, giving the protein MKFNEFGLLPLGDYHMTIEELRNSILVIGPTGDIPWDVEWRRYLVDRLEILVNQLWKIDISEIYIDGSFVEEKAHPNDIDGYFECNYHDLADGTLQQNLNLLDKYKVWTWDSKSRRSYRGYSKRQLPMWHKYRIELYPHIGQISGIKDEYGNDLQFPAAFRKTRDSYMAKGIVKILKERS; this is encoded by the coding sequence ATGAAATTTAATGAATTTGGATTGCTTCCACTAGGGGATTATCATATGACAATTGAGGAATTAAGAAATTCAATCTTAGTAATTGGACCTACAGGTGATATTCCATGGGATGTAGAGTGGAGGAGATATCTAGTTGATAGATTAGAGATATTGGTTAATCAACTTTGGAAAATTGACATCTCTGAAATTTATATTGATGGATCTTTTGTAGAGGAAAAAGCTCATCCAAATGATATAGATGGTTATTTTGAATGTAATTATCATGATTTAGCTGATGGTACTTTACAGCAAAATCTTAATTTATTGGATAAATATAAGGTGTGGACTTGGGATAGTAAAAGTAGAAGATCTTATAGAGGATATAGTAAACGCCAGCTACCAATGTGGCATAAATATAGAATTGAATTATATCCTCATATTGGCCAGATATCTGGAATAAAAGATGAATATGGCAATGATCTACAATTTCCAGCTGCTTTTAGAAAAACGAGAGATTCATATATGGCTAAAGGAATTGTGAAAATATTAAAGGAAAGGAGTTAA
- a CDS encoding helix-turn-helix domain-containing protein yields MIKTDKDYQNAITKLREDIKLINKQKEELYKLELTDEQVARAVEPLISFHEQLREEVEYYERIKRGDFDTIFNLETLGKVLIYFRIYRGLSQKELADILCVSPTQVSKDERNEYYGASIEKIQRVMNALGMITKTKIDEENHCIISRDDNLNMCKL; encoded by the coding sequence ATGATTAAAACTGATAAAGATTATCAAAATGCAATAACAAAATTAAGAGAAGATATAAAGTTAATTAATAAACAAAAAGAAGAATTATATAAATTAGAACTAACAGATGAGCAGGTAGCTAGAGCTGTTGAGCCATTGATATCTTTTCATGAACAACTCAGAGAAGAAGTTGAATATTATGAGAGAATAAAACGTGGAGACTTTGATACTATATTTAATCTTGAAACACTAGGAAAAGTATTAATTTATTTTAGAATTTATAGAGGTTTATCTCAAAAGGAGCTTGCAGATATTCTATGTGTTTCACCAACACAAGTTTCTAAAGATGAGCGAAATGAGTACTATGGAGCATCTATAGAAAAAATACAAAGAGTAATGAATGCATTGGGAATGATAACTAAAACCAAAATAGATGAAGAAAACCATTGTATCATTTCTAGAGATGATAATTTAAATATGTGTAAGTTATAA
- a CDS encoding GNAT family N-acetyltransferase: protein MEIRTSCINDFEEIYNLFTQLWPNKELHKQKLLEVFERGLNADTDYYLSAFENGNVIGFSAFYIANNFWQEGIIAYDYGMIVDEKNRGQGIGKSLIDKACQISKELGCKRFELDSGFQREGAHKFYESIGFEKRAYLFSKIL, encoded by the coding sequence ATGGAGATAAGAACAAGCTGTATTAATGATTTTGAGGAAATTTATAACTTATTTACTCAATTATGGCCAAATAAAGAACTACATAAACAAAAGTTGTTAGAAGTATTTGAACGCGGGTTAAATGCAGATACTGATTATTACTTATCTGCATTTGAAAATGGAAATGTAATTGGATTTTCAGCATTTTATATTGCAAATAACTTTTGGCAAGAAGGAATTATTGCATATGATTATGGAATGATTGTAGATGAGAAAAATAGAGGACAAGGAATAGGCAAAAGTTTAATTGATAAGGCTTGTCAAATATCCAAAGAATTAGGCTGTAAAAGATTTGAACTGGATTCAGGTTTTCAAAGAGAAGGTGCTCATAAATTCTATGAATCAATTGGATTTGAAAAAAGAGCATACCTTTTTTCAAAGATACTATAG
- the ltrA gene encoding group II intron reverse transcriptase/maturase, giving the protein METKLERIAEISAKTRKPEFTSLYHHINDGMLRQCHKELDGNKAVGIDRVTKTKYEVNLEENISNLVKRLKNKSYKPLPSLRVFIPKGNGKMRPLGIASYEDKMVQLAVKKILEAIYEPRFLRNMHGFRPRRGCHDAIKEVYNGMYHGKINYIVDSDIKGFFNHMSHEWIMKFLGVYIKDPNLLWLINKYLKAGVITEGVFEESTDGSAQGNIISPIIANIYMHNVLMLWYKIVITKETKGDSFLTVYADDFIAGFQYKWEAEKYYGELKKRMGKFNLEMEDSKSRLLEFGKFAEENRKARGEGKPETFDFLGFTFYCGRSRRGYPCVMLQTSRKKFRQKLKDTKKWLYENRTMPVKEMIKALNLKLVGHYRYYGVSFNGKMITNFLHRVQQFLSKTLNRRSDKKSYSWDGYIEMLKYYPLAKPKIYFKLF; this is encoded by the coding sequence ATGGAAACAAAATTAGAAAGAATAGCAGAAATATCAGCAAAGACTCGAAAGCCAGAATTTACTTCGCTATATCATCATATTAATGATGGTATGCTAAGACAGTGCCACAAAGAACTAGATGGAAATAAGGCAGTAGGCATTGATAGAGTTACAAAAACAAAATACGAAGTAAATCTAGAAGAAAATATATCTAATTTAGTAAAACGGTTAAAGAATAAGTCATACAAACCTTTACCATCATTAAGAGTATTCATACCGAAAGGTAATGGAAAAATGCGACCATTAGGAATTGCATCCTATGAAGATAAGATGGTGCAACTAGCAGTAAAGAAGATACTGGAAGCAATCTATGAACCAAGATTTTTGAGAAATATGCATGGTTTCAGACCGAGACGAGGTTGTCATGATGCTATCAAGGAAGTTTATAACGGAATGTATCATGGAAAGATAAACTACATTGTTGATTCGGACATCAAAGGCTTCTTTAACCACATGAGTCATGAATGGATAATGAAATTTTTGGGAGTATACATAAAAGACCCAAATCTCCTATGGCTGATTAATAAATACTTGAAAGCTGGGGTAATAACTGAGGGCGTATTTGAAGAAAGTACAGATGGTTCTGCTCAAGGGAATATCATAAGCCCAATAATAGCAAATATTTATATGCATAACGTTCTAATGTTGTGGTATAAGATTGTTATTACAAAAGAAACAAAGGGAGATAGCTTTTTGACAGTTTATGCAGATGATTTTATAGCAGGATTCCAGTACAAATGGGAAGCTGAGAAATACTACGGTGAACTCAAGAAAAGAATGGGAAAATTCAATCTAGAGATGGAAGATAGTAAAAGTAGATTACTGGAGTTTGGTAAATTTGCAGAAGAAAACCGGAAAGCAAGGGGAGAAGGTAAACCAGAAACATTTGATTTCTTAGGATTTACATTTTACTGTGGAAGAAGTCGCAGAGGATATCCATGTGTCATGTTACAAACAAGTAGAAAGAAATTTAGACAAAAGCTAAAAGACACTAAAAAGTGGCTGTACGAGAATAGAACTATGCCAGTTAAGGAAATGATAAAGGCATTAAACCTCAAATTGGTTGGGCATTATAGGTACTATGGTGTATCTTTTAATGGTAAGATGATAACAAACTTTTTGCATAGAGTACAGCAATTTCTAAGTAAGACACTGAATAGGCGAAGCGATAAGAAAAGCTACAGCTGGGATGGATATATAGAAATGTTGAAATATTATCCTTTAGCGAAACCAAAGATATATTTTAAATTGTTTTAA
- a CDS encoding cytidine deaminase family protein has product MDIWEELYNKAKEQFYPTEVTPFVYAHHVVCALESEDGRIFTGFCIESCGGVMTLCAERVAALNMYVNSGQTVIKKLIAFRDEPPTGVGGMPCGACREFLMQLSLKNKDMEIMVDYERRETIRLEELLPNWWGMMRYE; this is encoded by the coding sequence ATGGATATATGGGAAGAATTATATAATAAGGCGAAAGAACAGTTTTATCCAACTGAGGTAACGCCATTTGTATATGCACATCATGTTGTTTGTGCTTTAGAAAGTGAAGATGGGAGAATATTTACAGGTTTTTGTATTGAAAGTTGTGGTGGAGTCATGACATTATGTGCTGAGCGAGTTGCTGCACTTAATATGTATGTTAACAGTGGACAAACTGTAATAAAAAAATTAATTGCCTTTCGTGATGAGCCACCAACAGGTGTAGGAGGAATGCCATGTGGAGCGTGTAGAGAATTTTTGATGCAGCTTTCTCTTAAAAACAAAGATATGGAGATTATGGTTGATTACGAAAGGCGTGAAACTATTCGTTTAGAAGAACTTCTTCCAAACTGGTGGGGAATGATGCGATATGAATAA
- a CDS encoding aspartate/glutamate racemase family protein has protein sequence MSEKLIGILTGMGPRSTAPFIDLLIDECQFQYGAKYDDEFPKMMIYSLPTPFYIDRPINHELMKKTIIEGLQKIESTGVSFIAMPCNSAHVYFKELQESINVPLLNIVEETVKKLPIVSQKVTLFSTNSTFESNIYQKDIIKGSHGFIFKDEWQIKLNNLIQNIKMDKKNTQNIDIWNELIEDVKKESIENIVIACTDLNVVLEKTNPLINIIDSSKCLAESVVSKYLKLVK, from the coding sequence ATGAGTGAAAAATTAATTGGAATTTTGACTGGAATGGGTCCAAGGTCAACAGCACCATTTATTGATTTACTTATTGATGAATGTCAATTTCAGTATGGAGCAAAATACGATGATGAATTTCCTAAAATGATGATATATTCCCTACCTACTCCATTTTATATTGACCGACCAATAAACCATGAACTTATGAAAAAAACTATAATTGAAGGATTACAAAAGATTGAGTCAACCGGTGTGAGTTTTATTGCAATGCCATGTAATTCAGCACATGTATATTTTAAAGAATTGCAAGAGTCAATTAATGTTCCTTTATTAAATATTGTCGAAGAGACCGTTAAAAAATTGCCTATAGTTTCACAAAAGGTAACTCTATTTTCAACAAATTCAACATTTGAGTCTAACATTTATCAAAAAGATATAATAAAAGGTAGTCATGGATTTATTTTTAAAGATGAATGGCAAATAAAATTAAATAATCTTATTCAAAACATTAAAATGGATAAAAAGAATACACAGAATATTGATATTTGGAATGAACTTATTGAAGATGTAAAAAAGGAATCTATTGAAAATATAGTGATAGCTTGCACTGATTTAAATGTAGTATTAGAGAAAACAAATCCTTTAATTAATATTATTGACTCATCAAAATGTTTAGCTGAATCAGTTGTTAGTAAATATTTAAAATTGGTAAAATAA
- a CDS encoding radical SAM/SPASM domain-containing protein, giving the protein MRVHFIENKGNIILYLPDSLKFFRINSITKSTIKDIVNFNEKTLIMEKYKINEDQYNYIKTFITKKENLNYELSKNKECLYKLTLNITNECNLDCKYCYANGGIYNSKESQMSEDTLKKALDVFLDKYRNIENIQLFGGEPTLNLDAIEFVGDYFDKKYNIHKIDFKPIISLVTNGMCSSDRFIDIVNKYNIQLTVSIDGPKCINDRTRLMKNGKGCSDLVINNIFKLKRYTKQPQNAEATFTQYHVNSNIEVSDVIKYIKKNLGIQNIHIVHVSCEKTKDFYLKDRGSFIKSIPEIIENKNKLEYKNTYMIIDRIIRSLISKTTSKYICNAGISTFSVSTKGDIYPCFMLTDVDKYKLGNVLNYSNISNDKLNLFDKSYKSNSLKCKNCFNNTLCHGCIGINYFNTSDAFKTSEEDCQFMKKLTENVILSLCKIS; this is encoded by the coding sequence ATGAGAGTTCATTTTATTGAGAATAAAGGTAATATAATATTGTATTTACCAGATTCATTAAAATTTTTTAGAATAAATTCAATTACTAAATCTACAATAAAAGACATTGTAAATTTTAATGAAAAAACTTTAATAATGGAGAAATACAAAATAAATGAAGATCAATACAATTATATAAAGACATTTATTACAAAAAAAGAAAATTTAAATTATGAATTAAGTAAAAATAAAGAATGTTTATATAAATTAACATTAAATATAACTAATGAATGTAATTTAGATTGCAAGTATTGTTATGCTAATGGTGGAATATATAACTCTAAAGAATCCCAAATGTCAGAGGACACTTTGAAGAAAGCTTTAGATGTATTTTTAGATAAATATAGAAATATAGAAAACATACAACTTTTTGGAGGAGAACCCACCTTAAATTTAGATGCAATAGAATTTGTGGGTGATTATTTTGATAAGAAATATAATATACATAAAATAGATTTTAAACCTATTATTTCGTTAGTTACTAATGGGATGTGTTCAAGTGATAGATTTATAGATATTGTAAATAAGTATAATATACAATTAACAGTAAGTATAGATGGACCTAAATGTATTAATGATAGAACTAGGTTGATGAAAAATGGAAAAGGTTGTTCAGATTTAGTAATAAATAATATTTTTAAATTAAAGAGATATACAAAACAACCTCAAAATGCCGAAGCTACTTTTACACAATATCATGTAAATAGCAATATTGAGGTTTCAGATGTAATTAAATATATAAAAAAAAATTTAGGAATACAGAATATTCATATAGTACATGTGAGTTGTGAGAAAACAAAAGATTTTTATTTAAAGGATAGGGGATCTTTTATAAAATCTATACCCGAAATTATTGAAAACAAAAATAAATTAGAATATAAAAATACTTATATGATAATTGATAGAATTATAAGAAGTCTTATTTCAAAAACTACTAGTAAGTATATCTGTAATGCAGGTATATCAACTTTTTCTGTATCTACAAAAGGAGATATTTATCCTTGTTTTATGCTTACAGATGTAGATAAATATAAATTAGGTAATGTGCTTAATTATAGTAATATTTCTAATGATAAATTAAATTTATTTGATAAATCATATAAGTCTAATTCATTAAAATGTAAAAATTGTTTTAATAATACTTTATGTCACGGGTGTATAGGAATAAATTACTTTAACACTAGTGATGCATTTAAAACTTCTGAAGAAGATTGTCAATTTATGAAGAAGTTAACGGAAAATGTTATATTATCTTTATGTAAAATTAGTTAG
- a CDS encoding M50 family metallopeptidase: MSENKPLVVSDIKPYLLFKYDNKEDVYCIGSLEKDKYIEVNQKLKDKILNVISYFDGENTLDDIKYKLENKDKIKINVDKLYNLLNKSGLIENSNNINIEKNEYEKYGVNILTLELKKFYNFFKFLSKYINFIIFISIFIIIISIPNFILVLKQMLYLNIFKIVNSSTLSVIISISITTLSVIFHEFSHAIVATRFGLKPKKFKVSLYLYLNPIAYIIIPGIYTIERKKRIYIWLAGVYCNLLILSSSILLQKITTGVVHNIFMVTCYSNLGLMIGNLVPFLPLDGYFVLSTLLKIPNLRKKSFKSFKSFLKFNPKSNSKSFKGIYLCYFTVSVIMILYLIFSQFSQMYYNFMIGWRINNNVLDGINEIKIYVLIMMMSLYSIIRPKLKHNRKVSCTNTFSN; this comes from the coding sequence ATGAGCGAAAATAAACCTTTGGTAGTTTCAGATATAAAACCGTATTTGCTTTTTAAATATGATAATAAAGAAGATGTATATTGTATAGGTAGTTTAGAAAAAGATAAATATATTGAGGTTAATCAAAAGTTAAAAGATAAAATTTTAAATGTGATTAGTTATTTTGATGGTGAAAATACATTAGATGACATAAAATATAAATTAGAAAATAAAGACAAAATAAAAATAAATGTGGATAAATTATATAATTTATTGAACAAATCTGGCTTGATAGAAAATTCTAATAATATAAATATAGAAAAAAATGAATATGAAAAATATGGAGTAAATATATTAACTTTAGAATTAAAGAAATTTTATAATTTTTTTAAATTTCTAAGTAAATATATTAATTTTATAATTTTCATCTCAATATTTATAATTATAATTTCTATTCCTAATTTCATTTTAGTTTTAAAACAAATGTTATATTTAAATATATTTAAAATTGTTAATTCATCTACTTTAAGTGTAATCATTTCTATAAGCATAACTACACTTAGCGTGATATTCCATGAATTTTCACATGCGATAGTTGCAACAAGGTTTGGACTTAAGCCTAAGAAATTTAAAGTTTCTTTATATTTATATTTAAATCCTATAGCTTATATAATTATACCTGGAATTTATACTATAGAACGAAAAAAAAGAATTTATATATGGTTAGCAGGAGTTTATTGTAATTTATTAATATTATCAAGTTCTATTTTATTACAAAAAATTACTACAGGAGTTGTTCACAATATATTTATGGTTACATGTTATTCTAATTTAGGATTAATGATTGGTAATTTAGTACCATTTTTACCACTGGATGGTTATTTTGTTCTATCTACATTATTAAAAATTCCTAATTTAAGAAAAAAGTCTTTTAAATCTTTTAAAAGCTTTTTAAAATTCAATCCTAAATCTAATTCCAAATCTTTTAAAGGTATATATTTATGTTATTTTACAGTATCTGTTATAATGATTTTATATTTGATTTTTTCACAATTTAGTCAAATGTATTATAACTTTATGATAGGATGGAGAATAAATAATAATGTATTAGATGGTATAAATGAAATAAAAATATATGTACTAATAATGATGATGTCTTTATATAGTATTATTAGGCCTAAATTGAAACACAATAGAAAAGTAAGCTGTACAAATACTTTTAGCAATTAA